In Pedobacter heparinus DSM 2366, the following are encoded in one genomic region:
- a CDS encoding membrane protein, producing MKRTYKMLAMLALSFSFTTAGAQETPKEEDFFKIMKVRVPEGTILEVGGLVTLPNGDLGISTRRGDVFIVENPTGSQPYFRKFATGLHEILGLAYKDGAFYVAQRGELTKLIDKNMDGKADVYETIYAWPLSGHYHEYSFGPKIAPDGSFFVTGNVAFGSQEWWRAESRVPMRGWAMNITEDGKMRPWAAGMRSPAGLNVIDGQLYYTENQGDWVGSGGIWKVNEGDFMGHPASLIWTKRNDSPLKLSSEFFYSKMDERRIKDDNGKYLKPENRVNENFKTLFDMKKVFPDLRLPAVWLPYGILGISTSEPVKIPKGNFGPFEGQLLIGDQGMSIISRVFMEKVNGEEQGAAFLFRAGFRSGVLRMAWDQDGSLFVGETNRGWGSAGDANEGLERLVYNNKIPFEMKAVRAMPDGFEIEFTSPVDLKSAQDIASYNVESFIYKYQPVYGSPPVNKETLKIKGVKVSADGLKARIVVNNLRQYYIHTIYVNGIREKQNFYSVVHPVAYYTLNNIPSGEKLAISELSTKNSANDPVASVAPAAKTKKGTADSKAKPETAAKKTVETKAVASAKTPTYNEVKGLLASYTCLACHNPVKKQVGPAFADVAKRNYSNEKILQLIHNPKPENWPGYATEMPPMPQVSKADGLKIAAYINSLK from the coding sequence ATGAAACGTACTTATAAAATGCTGGCCATGCTGGCTTTGAGCTTCAGTTTTACAACAGCAGGAGCCCAGGAAACACCAAAAGAAGAAGATTTTTTTAAAATAATGAAAGTAAGGGTACCGGAAGGTACCATATTGGAAGTAGGGGGACTGGTTACCCTGCCCAATGGCGACCTGGGCATATCCACCCGCAGGGGCGATGTATTCATAGTAGAAAACCCAACCGGCAGCCAGCCTTATTTCCGCAAATTCGCAACCGGTTTGCATGAAATCCTCGGGCTTGCCTATAAAGACGGGGCTTTTTATGTAGCCCAAAGGGGAGAACTGACCAAACTCATAGATAAAAATATGGACGGCAAAGCCGATGTATATGAAACCATTTATGCCTGGCCCTTAAGCGGACACTACCATGAATATAGCTTCGGCCCCAAAATAGCACCCGATGGCTCTTTCTTCGTTACGGGCAATGTTGCCTTTGGCAGTCAGGAATGGTGGCGTGCAGAAAGCAGGGTACCCATGCGCGGATGGGCCATGAACATCACCGAAGACGGGAAAATGAGGCCCTGGGCTGCAGGTATGCGTTCTCCGGCAGGCTTAAATGTGATTGACGGACAATTGTATTATACAGAGAACCAGGGCGACTGGGTAGGCTCCGGTGGTATCTGGAAAGTAAATGAAGGAGATTTTATGGGCCATCCAGCCAGTCTGATCTGGACCAAAAGGAACGATTCTCCTTTAAAGCTCTCTTCCGAATTTTTCTACTCCAAAATGGATGAAAGAAGGATAAAAGACGACAATGGTAAATACCTTAAACCTGAGAACAGGGTAAACGAGAACTTTAAAACACTCTTCGACATGAAGAAAGTTTTTCCTGATCTGCGTTTACCCGCAGTATGGTTGCCTTACGGCATCCTGGGCATATCCACATCCGAACCGGTAAAAATCCCTAAAGGAAATTTTGGTCCCTTTGAAGGACAATTGTTAATTGGCGACCAGGGCATGAGCATTATCTCAAGGGTCTTTATGGAAAAAGTTAACGGAGAAGAGCAGGGAGCAGCATTTCTGTTCAGGGCAGGCTTCCGTTCCGGTGTGCTAAGAATGGCCTGGGACCAGGATGGCTCTTTGTTTGTTGGCGAGACCAACCGTGGCTGGGGCTCCGCTGGCGATGCCAACGAAGGCCTCGAACGTCTGGTATACAACAACAAAATACCTTTTGAAATGAAGGCCGTAAGGGCCATGCCCGATGGTTTTGAAATAGAGTTCACCAGCCCGGTCGATCTGAAATCAGCACAGGACATTGCCTCATACAACGTAGAAAGCTTTATCTACAAATACCAGCCGGTATATGGTTCACCACCTGTAAATAAAGAAACATTAAAAATAAAAGGCGTTAAAGTCTCGGCCGACGGTTTAAAGGCCCGGATTGTGGTCAACAACCTCCGCCAGTACTATATCCATACCATTTATGTAAACGGTATCCGCGAAAAGCAAAACTTCTATTCTGTGGTGCATCCTGTAGCATACTATACCTTAAACAACATTCCTTCCGGAGAAAAACTGGCAATCAGTGAGCTCAGTACCAAAAATTCGGCAAATGATCCTGTAGCCAGTGTCGCACCTGCTGCAAAGACAAAAAAAGGAACTGCAGACAGCAAAGCAAAACCCGAAACAGCCGCCAAAAAAACAGTTGAAACAAAAGCTGTGGCCAGTGCCAAGACACCTACCTATAATGAGGTAAAAGGCCTGCTCGCCAGCTATACCTGTCTGGCCTGCCACAACCCTGTAAAAAAGCAGGTCGGACCAGCCTTTGCTGATGTGGCAAAACGAAACTATTCCAATGAAAAGATCCTGCAGCTCATCCATAACCCTAAGCCAGAGAACTGGCCGGGCTATGCCACAGAAATGCCGCCAATGCCCCAGGTTTCCAAAGCAGACGGGCTAAAAATTGCAGCTTATATCAATTCATTAAAATAA
- a CDS encoding 3-keto-disaccharide hydrolase, which produces MNLNVLKFGTTAFLWLFGTTLTFGQELTDLPEISLNELSAFNAPAKSWTTASKVTANLKADNSLKITPGTGILVNNPEKKAQGADLFTKAQHGNIVLELDYLMARGSNSGIYLQGNYEIQLRDSWAVTNPTSADNGGIYERWDESKPEGQKGYGGYAPRQNVARAPGLWQHLKIAFQAAQFNPSGIKTANARILGITLNGVLIQDNVELFGPTRGAMGQEKATGPLRFQGDHGPVAFKNIKISKLPGNQSNAVQKGKPAPDPIFIDAAVNTMIRSFVDVLPGLRVVHAISVGSPKQVHYSYDLDNGLLVYGWRGNFVDATPMWDGRGNGTSKPRGAVTLFSTKLIPAVAQLNSTKDTWPADSTGTGFRTKGYVMDAEDRPEFKYNIYGAQVTDAIKVSQDGQGLIRTLSIDKPLANLYVLLASAADIQELSNGLYLVDGQSFYLDLNETTAKPIIRDADGKKEMIILLGSKLKYSISF; this is translated from the coding sequence ATGAACCTAAACGTTTTAAAGTTTGGAACAACTGCATTTTTGTGGCTGTTTGGAACCACTTTAACCTTCGGACAGGAACTCACCGATCTGCCCGAAATCAGCCTCAATGAGCTGTCTGCGTTTAATGCCCCAGCCAAAAGCTGGACAACGGCCAGTAAAGTTACAGCCAACCTGAAGGCCGACAATTCCTTAAAAATCACACCAGGAACCGGTATCCTCGTCAACAACCCCGAAAAGAAAGCTCAGGGAGCTGATCTGTTTACCAAAGCCCAGCATGGCAACATCGTACTGGAACTGGATTACCTCATGGCCAGGGGTTCCAACTCCGGCATCTATTTACAGGGAAATTACGAAATCCAGCTTAGGGATTCCTGGGCGGTAACCAACCCAACATCTGCCGATAATGGCGGCATTTACGAACGCTGGGATGAAAGCAAACCTGAAGGTCAGAAAGGTTATGGGGGATATGCCCCCCGTCAGAATGTAGCCAGGGCCCCCGGCTTATGGCAGCACCTTAAAATTGCCTTTCAGGCAGCTCAGTTCAATCCATCGGGTATAAAGACAGCAAATGCCAGAATACTCGGTATCACTTTAAACGGAGTGCTTATTCAGGACAATGTGGAACTGTTTGGTCCTACAAGAGGTGCCATGGGGCAGGAAAAAGCAACAGGCCCCCTTCGTTTTCAGGGTGATCATGGTCCGGTCGCTTTTAAGAACATTAAAATATCAAAGCTGCCCGGCAATCAGTCCAATGCCGTTCAAAAAGGTAAGCCCGCGCCCGACCCCATCTTTATAGATGCAGCTGTCAATACCATGATCCGCAGTTTTGTAGATGTCCTTCCCGGACTCAGGGTGGTACATGCCATATCTGTTGGCAGCCCTAAACAGGTACATTACAGTTACGATCTCGACAATGGCCTGCTGGTATACGGCTGGCGTGGCAATTTTGTAGACGCCACTCCAATGTGGGATGGCAGGGGCAACGGCACCTCCAAGCCCCGTGGCGCAGTAACCTTGTTCAGCACTAAGCTGATCCCTGCGGTGGCTCAGCTGAACAGTACGAAAGATACCTGGCCGGCAGACAGTACCGGAACAGGTTTCCGTACCAAAGGTTATGTGATGGACGCGGAAGACCGGCCCGAATTCAAATACAACATTTACGGCGCACAGGTTACAGATGCCATTAAAGTAAGCCAGGATGGCCAGGGCCTCATCAGAACCTTAAGCATAGATAAACCATTAGCAAACCTCTATGTTTTACTGGCCAGTGCAGCCGATATCCAGGAACTTTCAAATGGGCTTTATCTGGTAGACGGGCAGTCTTTTTACCTTGATCTTAACGAAACAACGGCCAAACCCATCATCAGGGATGCGGATGGCAAAAAAGAAATGATCATCTTACTGGGTAGCAAATTAAAATATTCCATCTCATTCTAA
- a CDS encoding MFS transporter: protein MQPSSHSIYTLQFGLVCLSSFLFSASFNMLIPELPAYLTAMGGAAYKGLIIALFTLTAGISRPFSGKLTDTIGRVPVMAVGSLVCFLCGFLYPLLTTIAGFLFLRLIHGFSTGFKPTATAAYVADLVPPGKWGEAMGVHGVCFSTGLAIGPAIGSTITDHYSINVLFYCSSLFALLSIVILANMKETLPGKQKFRAAHLKINKKDIIEWRVIPAVVIIFLSYISYGSILTVISDWSAHLGTSNKGLFFMVFTLTSLLIRFVAGKASDRYGRTLILRISLGLLAVSLMLIAIASSSFTLMMASALYGVATGMLSPTATAWTVDLSEPTQRGKAMATMYIALEAGIGLGALLAGWLFIDNIRMIPVTFYCCTGITLIALVYLQFFYRTKQYISPKNGS, encoded by the coding sequence ATGCAGCCATCTTCCCATTCAATTTATACCCTTCAGTTCGGTCTCGTTTGTTTAAGCTCTTTCCTTTTTTCTGCCAGCTTTAATATGCTCATCCCCGAACTTCCTGCTTATTTAACCGCAATGGGGGGCGCAGCGTATAAAGGGCTCATTATTGCACTGTTTACACTCACTGCCGGAATATCCAGACCTTTCAGTGGTAAACTCACGGATACCATTGGCCGTGTACCGGTAATGGCAGTGGGCTCACTGGTTTGTTTTTTATGCGGTTTTCTTTATCCGCTCCTCACTACCATTGCCGGATTTCTGTTCCTCAGGTTAATACATGGTTTCTCTACAGGCTTTAAGCCTACCGCTACGGCCGCCTATGTGGCCGATCTGGTTCCTCCAGGAAAATGGGGCGAGGCGATGGGGGTACATGGTGTATGTTTTAGCACCGGCCTGGCCATTGGCCCCGCAATTGGCAGTACCATCACCGATCATTACAGCATCAATGTGCTGTTTTACTGTTCTTCTTTATTTGCCCTGCTTTCCATTGTTATCCTGGCCAACATGAAAGAAACCCTGCCAGGCAAACAAAAATTCCGCGCAGCACATTTAAAGATCAATAAAAAAGACATCATTGAATGGCGGGTGATCCCGGCCGTGGTGATCATCTTTTTAAGTTACATCAGCTATGGCTCCATACTCACGGTCATATCCGATTGGAGTGCACACCTGGGCACCAGTAACAAAGGTCTGTTCTTTATGGTTTTTACGCTCACTTCTTTATTGATCCGCTTTGTGGCCGGTAAGGCATCCGACAGGTATGGCCGTACACTCATTTTAAGAATATCCCTCGGCCTGCTGGCTGTATCCCTGATGCTGATCGCCATAGCCAGTTCTTCTTTTACCCTGATGATGGCATCTGCTTTATATGGGGTGGCTACAGGTATGCTCTCGCCAACAGCAACGGCCTGGACGGTAGACCTGAGCGAACCCACACAAAGGGGTAAGGCCATGGCCACCATGTACATTGCCCTCGAAGCTGGTATTGGTTTGGGTGCACTCCTTGCCGGCTGGTTGTTTATAGACAATATCCGCATGATCCCTGTAACTTTTTACTGCTGTACAGGCATTACACTGATTGCCCTGGTTTACCTTCAGTTTTTTTACCGGACAAAGCAGTACATTTCTCCTAAAAATGGCAGTTAG
- a CDS encoding PQQ-dependent sugar dehydrogenase: protein MKTLFTLTLSGITFLLLFLFGPAPTAEKRFEHPGIVQHPLNIDTPDQRRFVKVDLVKGKFTEPTEMAVLPNLDILVAQRRGEIMLYKQQSRTLKEVLKLDVYFKTTVSNVNAEEGLLGIAPDPNFAANQYIYVFYSPFKTSVNRLSRFKLVNDRINPASEKKVLEFYSQREICCHTGGSIAFGPDGLLYVSTGDNSTPFDVPKQTYVNKGYAPLDNRPGLHQYDARRSAGNTNDLRGKILRIRVKADGTYSIPDRNLFPKNEPKTKPEIYVMGDRNPYRISVDQKTGFLYWGEVGPDASADNELRGPRGYDEINQARKAGNFGWPLFIANNYPYRAFDYTNGQSGAAFDALAPVNNSPNNTGLTQLPKAEPAYIWYAYGASSEFPQVGAGGRTAMAGPVYHTKTGLNPYPAYYNGKLIIYDWVRGWVKAVSMSPEGDYLGMEPFLSNISLSAPIDMELGPDGKLYVLEYGKGWFTKNPDAGISRIDYLKGNRPPVMEKFEVLQTSGLLPYKLLASVKANDPDGDALTYVWSLGKGVKKTTNKPELEYTFTKAGEYPVSVKVVDASGAVVSSNVVPVFAGNEQPKIDIQLSGNKSFYFPGIPVDYKVLVSDKGAAVHKNRVYISSTYTEGLDLAGAQLGHQEAAQTLVGKSLMLKADCSTCHKIAATSIGPAFTRVSAKYQQNNKAVTYLSGKVMKGSSGVWGEVPMPAHATMKETEVRQIVEWIMSLAAKASGAPSLPMQGKIIPPATVNTNKPVLSLKATYADMGMAGVRSLSSTSVVNLRSNVIDVKDITDISQFSRRDISGEIELLLPKNTGWIKLKQIDLKGITSFLPQVKTMAQEVDYEVEMKLDNQNGVSVGKGLLSGKNIAVDAVADGKLHDVFITFKGTTKDIKERPLLQEVVLKGKGSK, encoded by the coding sequence ATGAAGACATTATTTACATTGACACTTTCAGGGATTACCTTCCTGCTGCTGTTCCTGTTTGGACCTGCTCCTACAGCTGAAAAACGTTTTGAACACCCCGGGATTGTACAGCATCCATTGAATATAGATACACCGGACCAGCGCAGATTTGTGAAGGTTGACCTGGTAAAAGGAAAGTTTACCGAGCCTACGGAAATGGCGGTACTGCCCAATCTGGATATCCTTGTAGCACAGCGCAGGGGCGAAATTATGCTTTATAAGCAGCAGAGCAGGACTTTAAAAGAAGTACTTAAGCTGGATGTTTACTTTAAAACCACGGTATCGAATGTAAATGCTGAAGAAGGTTTGCTGGGCATTGCCCCTGATCCGAACTTTGCCGCAAACCAGTACATATATGTTTTTTACAGTCCCTTTAAAACTTCAGTAAACCGTTTGTCGCGTTTTAAACTGGTTAACGACCGGATCAACCCGGCTTCAGAAAAGAAGGTCCTGGAGTTTTATTCGCAGAGAGAGATCTGCTGCCATACTGGTGGCTCTATTGCTTTTGGGCCGGATGGCCTGTTGTATGTATCTACAGGCGACAACTCCACTCCTTTCGATGTGCCTAAACAAACCTATGTAAATAAGGGCTATGCGCCTTTGGACAACCGTCCCGGATTACATCAATATGATGCGCGCAGATCGGCAGGGAATACCAATGACCTTAGGGGTAAAATATTGAGGATTAGGGTAAAAGCTGATGGTACTTATAGTATTCCTGATCGTAATCTGTTTCCAAAAAATGAACCTAAAACCAAGCCTGAGATTTATGTAATGGGTGACAGGAATCCTTACAGGATATCGGTAGACCAGAAAACAGGCTTTTTATACTGGGGCGAGGTTGGGCCGGATGCCTCTGCAGATAATGAACTGAGGGGCCCAAGGGGTTATGATGAAATTAACCAGGCCCGGAAGGCCGGGAATTTTGGCTGGCCTTTATTTATTGCGAACAATTATCCTTATAGGGCCTTTGATTATACGAATGGACAAAGCGGGGCGGCTTTTGATGCTTTGGCGCCGGTGAACAACTCGCCTAACAATACCGGTTTAACCCAACTGCCAAAAGCAGAACCAGCTTATATCTGGTATGCCTACGGGGCTTCATCCGAATTTCCACAGGTAGGCGCAGGTGGGCGGACAGCTATGGCGGGCCCGGTTTACCATACCAAGACCGGACTGAACCCTTATCCGGCTTATTACAATGGCAAGCTGATCATTTATGATTGGGTAAGGGGTTGGGTAAAAGCCGTAAGTATGTCGCCCGAAGGTGATTACCTGGGTATGGAACCTTTTCTGAGCAATATTTCCCTTTCTGCCCCTATTGACATGGAATTAGGCCCGGATGGTAAATTATATGTTCTGGAGTATGGTAAGGGCTGGTTTACCAAAAACCCGGATGCAGGTATTTCGAGGATTGATTACCTTAAGGGGAACCGTCCTCCGGTGATGGAAAAATTTGAAGTGCTGCAAACGAGCGGTTTGTTGCCTTATAAGCTGCTGGCGAGCGTAAAAGCCAACGATCCGGATGGCGATGCCCTTACTTATGTATGGAGCCTGGGCAAAGGGGTTAAAAAAACAACCAATAAGCCGGAGCTGGAATATACTTTTACAAAGGCCGGAGAATATCCGGTTAGTGTGAAGGTGGTTGATGCCTCAGGTGCTGTTGTTTCCAGTAATGTTGTCCCTGTTTTTGCCGGGAATGAACAACCAAAGATTGACATTCAGCTTTCCGGAAACAAAAGTTTTTATTTTCCCGGCATACCTGTTGACTATAAGGTATTGGTTTCGGATAAGGGGGCAGCAGTTCATAAAAACAGGGTATACATCTCCAGTACGTATACAGAAGGGCTGGACCTGGCCGGTGCCCAGCTTGGGCACCAGGAAGCCGCACAAACCCTGGTGGGTAAATCTTTAATGCTGAAAGCAGATTGCAGTACCTGCCATAAAATTGCGGCAACCTCCATAGGCCCTGCGTTTACCAGGGTCTCGGCTAAATACCAGCAGAACAATAAAGCGGTAACTTACCTTAGCGGTAAAGTGATGAAGGGAAGCAGTGGTGTATGGGGTGAAGTGCCTATGCCTGCACACGCTACCATGAAGGAAACAGAAGTAAGACAGATTGTAGAATGGATCATGTCGCTGGCCGCAAAAGCCAGTGGGGCCCCTTCCCTGCCTATGCAGGGTAAAATTATACCTCCGGCTACGGTAAATACCAATAAACCGGTGCTGAGCCTAAAGGCTACTTATGCAGATATGGGCATGGCCGGCGTAAGGTCGTTGAGCAGTACCAGTGTAGTTAACCTGCGCAGTAATGTCATTGATGTAAAGGATATTACTGATATTTCACAGTTTTCGCGCCGTGACATTTCTGGTGAGATAGAATTGCTTTTGCCAAAAAATACGGGCTGGATTAAGTTGAAACAAATTGATCTTAAGGGGATTACTTCTTTTTTACCACAGGTTAAAACCATGGCGCAGGAAGTAGATTATGAAGTAGAGATGAAACTGGATAACCAGAATGGGGTATCGGTAGGTAAGGGCCTGCTCTCTGGAAAAAATATTGCTGTTGATGCGGTTGCCGATGGAAAGTTGCATGATGTTTTTATCACTTTTAAAGGAACAACGAAGGATATAAAGGAGAGGCCGTTGCTGCAAGAGGTTGTTTTAAAAGGAAAAGGGTCGAAATAA
- a CDS encoding sialate O-acetylesterase, translating to MKPSKFLLLLCTALLFSLNTFSKVTLPAIISSGMVLQQQSNVALWGKAKAGSKVTITTSWNQKAYLATTAKDGSWKLSVPTPKAGGPYTITFNDGEKLVLNDILIGEVWLCSGQSNMEMPVKGFGNQPITNSNELLSDADEPGVRLFRIEKNMSRTPLTELNAKWEHSNSETTGQFSAVGYQFARMLQQKLKVPVGIIQSAYGGTIIEAWMDKKSFAGFTDVKIPADTVKMIKNEPFVLFNAMINPIVGFNIKGALWYQGENNWFTPDTYDKKMEAMVKEWRSIWGCGDFSFYYVQLAPNAYPNGKDKLPVIYEKQAKAMQLIPNSGMAVSVDAGSQTTIHPPDKTIISKRLLYWALNKTYGKKGVAYSGPVYQSLKISDNKAIVSFSEIPIGLTAYNKPLISFEIAGADQVFHPAAATISGKTVVVQSDEVKSPVAVRYAFKDRAEGNLYNAEGLPAAPFRTDSW from the coding sequence ATGAAACCATCAAAATTTTTGCTGTTACTGTGTACAGCTTTACTTTTTTCTTTAAACACTTTTTCAAAAGTTACCCTGCCGGCCATCATATCCAGCGGAATGGTACTTCAGCAACAAAGCAATGTAGCACTTTGGGGCAAGGCAAAAGCTGGCTCAAAGGTCACCATTACCACTTCATGGAACCAGAAAGCATACCTCGCCACAACCGCAAAAGATGGTTCCTGGAAACTTTCTGTTCCAACACCAAAAGCAGGCGGCCCGTATACCATTACATTTAATGACGGAGAAAAACTGGTCCTGAATGATATCCTGATCGGTGAAGTATGGCTTTGTTCGGGACAATCCAATATGGAAATGCCTGTAAAAGGCTTTGGCAATCAACCCATCACCAATTCTAACGAATTGTTAAGTGATGCCGATGAACCGGGAGTAAGGTTGTTCAGAATTGAAAAAAATATGTCCAGAACCCCGCTAACGGAGTTAAATGCCAAATGGGAGCACAGCAATTCCGAAACCACCGGACAATTCAGCGCAGTGGGTTACCAGTTTGCACGCATGTTACAGCAAAAGTTAAAGGTTCCGGTAGGCATTATCCAGTCTGCTTATGGGGGTACCATCATCGAAGCCTGGATGGACAAAAAGAGCTTTGCCGGTTTTACAGATGTTAAAATCCCGGCTGATACAGTTAAAATGATCAAGAATGAACCTTTTGTATTGTTCAATGCCATGATCAATCCAATTGTTGGCTTCAATATCAAAGGTGCCCTTTGGTACCAGGGTGAAAACAACTGGTTTACGCCCGATACCTATGACAAAAAAATGGAAGCCATGGTAAAGGAGTGGCGTTCGATATGGGGATGTGGCGATTTTTCATTTTATTACGTGCAACTGGCGCCAAACGCTTATCCGAATGGCAAGGATAAACTGCCGGTAATCTATGAAAAGCAGGCAAAAGCGATGCAGCTGATCCCCAATTCAGGAATGGCAGTGAGTGTAGATGCAGGCAGCCAGACCACCATTCATCCGCCCGATAAAACAATTATTAGCAAACGACTGCTTTACTGGGCATTGAATAAAACTTATGGAAAAAAAGGGGTGGCGTATTCAGGCCCGGTATATCAATCTTTAAAGATCAGCGACAATAAAGCCATTGTAAGTTTCAGCGAAATCCCTATTGGCCTTACAGCCTATAACAAGCCGCTCATTTCCTTTGAAATTGCAGGTGCAGATCAAGTATTTCATCCGGCCGCAGCAACCATTTCCGGGAAAACCGTAGTGGTACAAAGTGATGAAGTAAAAAGCCCCGTAGCAGTAAGATATGCTTTTAAAGACAGAGCTGAGGGTAATTTATACAATGCAGAAGGTTTACCTGCTGCACCGTTCAGAACCGACAGCTGGTAG
- a CDS encoding MFS transporter: protein MKNSGQTVSFYAWLIVALLWIVAFLNYLDRILITSMRDPIVADFNLSDAQFGLLTSVFLWSYGILSPFGGFFADRYSRKKVIVFSVMVWSAVTIWTGYATSFHEMLAARFLMGVSEACYIPAALALITDYHKGRTRSLATGLHMSGLYAGLALGGLGGYIAELWGWRSGFHIFGAVGIVYSLILLYILKDQKASAETAETAETSTQTTGISLTGALKVLFSEASFLILLIYFAVLGIVNWLVYGWLPTFLKDHFNLNLGEAGISATGYIQIGSFIGVIVGGILADRWTRKNNRGRLYILIIGFTLGAPFLFLMASTSIFSIAILAMLIFGLARGFNDANMMPILRQIADGRYIATGYGFLNFLSTIVGGLMVYAGGALKDAQVDLSIVYQISAVVMLLATWLLFAIKLKNSNS from the coding sequence ATGAAGAATTCCGGACAAACCGTTTCCTTTTACGCATGGCTCATTGTCGCCCTGCTATGGATAGTGGCCTTTTTAAATTACCTCGACCGCATCCTGATCACTTCTATGCGCGATCCGATTGTTGCCGATTTCAATTTATCTGATGCGCAATTTGGCTTACTTACATCGGTATTCCTCTGGTCTTACGGTATACTGAGCCCTTTTGGGGGTTTTTTCGCCGACAGGTACAGCAGAAAAAAAGTTATCGTGTTCAGTGTAATGGTCTGGTCGGCCGTAACCATCTGGACAGGCTATGCCACTTCATTTCATGAAATGCTGGCAGCCCGTTTCTTAATGGGGGTAAGTGAAGCCTGTTATATACCGGCAGCCCTTGCCCTGATCACTGATTACCATAAAGGTCGCACACGTTCACTGGCAACCGGATTACACATGAGCGGCTTATATGCAGGCCTTGCCCTGGGCGGTCTTGGCGGTTACATCGCAGAACTATGGGGCTGGCGTTCTGGCTTCCATATTTTTGGAGCAGTAGGGATTGTGTATTCTTTGATACTTTTATACATTTTAAAAGACCAGAAAGCTTCCGCAGAAACAGCAGAAACAGCAGAAACAAGTACCCAAACCACTGGCATTAGTCTTACCGGTGCCTTGAAAGTCTTGTTCAGCGAAGCCTCTTTCCTCATCCTCCTCATCTATTTTGCCGTTCTTGGTATCGTAAACTGGCTGGTTTACGGCTGGCTGCCAACCTTTCTCAAAGATCATTTCAACCTTAACCTCGGCGAAGCCGGCATTTCTGCAACGGGTTATATCCAGATCGGTTCTTTTATAGGTGTAATTGTGGGGGGCATACTGGCCGACAGGTGGACAAGGAAAAACAACCGCGGCCGACTCTACATCCTCATTATTGGGTTTACCTTGGGTGCACCATTCTTATTTCTAATGGCCTCAACCAGCATTTTTAGCATCGCAATCCTGGCCATGCTCATCTTCGGCCTGGCCAGGGGATTTAATGATGCCAATATGATGCCCATATTACGGCAGATAGCCGATGGACGGTATATTGCAACGGGCTATGGCTTTCTTAACTTTTTAAGCACAATTGTAGGCGGACTGATGGTTTACGCTGGCGGCGCATTAAAAGATGCCCAGGTAGACCTTTCCATTGTTTACCAGATCTCAGCTGTCGTTATGCTATTAGCCACTTGGCTATTATTTGCAATAAAGCTCAAAAACAGCAATTCCTGA
- a CDS encoding Kelch repeat-containing protein — MNKPVYLFLLLILMSTMLSRGVAQTAKSDSGWSELPPIPDPIGFAGSFAGVSNGTLLVAGGANFPDGGAPWTGSKKAWHDHIFALQKPDGKWKLVGKLPHSLGYGLSITWKDSFIIIGGSNEKGHYADVSMLKFNKGKLSITTLPVLPKPIANTSGVLLGNTIYIAGGIESPDAQNAGDNFWAMDLSAKNMEWKKLEPWPGPARMFAVSGALDGKFYLFSGAELVHGVRNYLKDAYQYSPKTGWKKIADLPSAVTAAPGTAYATENSLRIFGGDDGKAAADVALPREKHPGFSKQVLSYSPLTNTWSVADQIPAPAPVTTTLAIWNGNVVIPGGEVKPAVRTPKVLMYKTIKH, encoded by the coding sequence ATGAATAAACCGGTCTATCTATTTCTATTGCTGATCCTGATGTCTACAATGCTAAGCAGGGGTGTAGCGCAAACTGCCAAATCTGATTCCGGCTGGTCTGAACTTCCCCCCATTCCCGATCCCATTGGCTTTGCCGGCTCTTTTGCCGGGGTTTCAAATGGTACGTTACTGGTGGCTGGTGGTGCAAACTTCCCCGATGGTGGTGCACCATGGACAGGCTCTAAAAAAGCCTGGCACGATCATATATTTGCCCTTCAAAAACCTGATGGCAAATGGAAACTGGTCGGAAAGCTACCTCATTCATTGGGCTATGGCCTTTCCATCACCTGGAAAGATAGCTTTATCATCATTGGCGGTAGTAATGAAAAAGGTCATTATGCCGACGTATCCATGTTAAAATTCAATAAGGGCAAACTCAGCATAACAACCCTGCCCGTATTGCCTAAACCCATCGCCAATACCTCGGGGGTACTCCTCGGCAATACCATTTACATCGCCGGCGGCATCGAAAGCCCCGATGCCCAAAATGCCGGAGATAACTTCTGGGCAATGGATCTTTCCGCCAAAAACATGGAATGGAAAAAACTTGAACCCTGGCCAGGCCCGGCCCGCATGTTTGCAGTTTCCGGTGCCCTGGACGGTAAATTTTACCTGTTCAGCGGTGCCGAACTGGTACACGGGGTAAGAAATTACCTTAAAGATGCTTATCAGTACAGCCCTAAAACCGGCTGGAAAAAGATTGCCGACCTTCCTTCGGCCGTAACTGCGGCCCCGGGTACGGCTTATGCCACCGAAAACAGCCTCCGCATATTTGGTGGCGATGATGGTAAGGCCGCCGCCGATGTCGCTCTACCAAGAGAAAAACACCCCGGCTTTTCAAAACAGGTGCTGAGCTATAGTCCGCTTACCAATACCTGGTCAGTAGCAGATCAGATTCCGGCACCAGCGCCGGTAACCACTACCTTAGCCATTTGGAACGGAAATGTGGTCATTCCCGGAGGTGAAGTAAAACCTGCAGTACGTACACCTAAAGTATTGATGTATAAAACCATTAAACACTAA